CACCACAGAGTTTTTCGTTTCCGACTACAGAAATTACAGTTGTATTACCGAAGATACCTTCTCCAGAAAGCTCACCATCAAAATCGTTATACGAGAGATTCAAATTCCTCAGAGTCAGAGATGAGAATTGACCTAAAAACTCAGGAATCTTTCCAGACAAGTTATTACCCGAAAGATCCAATTCTAATATACCTCTTAAGTCTTTCAAAGATTCAGGAATTGATCCTCCAAGTCCATTACTTTCTAAGTACAGGAATTCCAAACTGATACAACTGCCAAGAGAGCTCGGAATTTCATAAGATAATTTATTTTCCGAAAAATCTAACACCATAAGATTCTTTAGTTTACCTACTTCCAGTGGTATAGAACCAGTCAAGGAATTACGAGACAAGACCATAGCAATCGACAAGGAAGTAAGGGAAGTGAGTTCTCTAGGTATGCTTCCACTAAGATTGTTATCAGAAAGGAAAAGATTTTGAAGGTTATGCAGGTCTCCTAGACTTGAAGGTATAGTTCCTTCAAACCTATTTCCCTCCATAAAAAGTCTAGTCAATCTTGTCAAGTTGCCTAAAGAGGAAGGAATTAAGCCTGAGAATCTGTTACGGTTCAAATGCAGAGCCTCTAGACTCTGCAGCTTTCCGATAACAGCAGGAACATTTCCGCTAAGGCGGTTACCTTCGAATCCTAGCGCAACTAAGTTAACTAGGTTCTGAATCGCAGTAGGAATGCTTCCATGAATCGAGTTGTCTCCAATAGTTAAAAGCTGTAACTGAGTAGAAAGGTTACCGATGGAGTCAGGCAATTCTCCTCCAAAATGATTATTAGCCAAACCCAGAAACTGTAAACTAGTACAATTAGCTAgtgattgaaaaaaattcaagtcgTCAGAATTTCTGTAGCCCAAGTTATTCTTTTCAAAATTGAGTCTAACTAAGCTTTTTAATTTACCTATGCCTTTCGGAATTGTTCCCGTAAGGCTATTTTGAGAAAAATCAAGAAGCTGAAGCTGAGAAGCATTTGACAAAGATTCAGGAATGGAACCGGTAAAATTGTTAATACCACCTATAAATGTTCTCAGGCTAGGAAACCTCAGGCCAACATCTGAGGGTAGTTGGCCATGAAGCTGGTTTTGAGTGACAGAAAAATAGTAAATTGAAGAGAGATTATAGATTGAAAGAGGGATTATACCAGAAATATAGTTCCCATAGATTGTGAAAAACCTCAATTTCTTGAGCTTGCCAAACTCATCAGGTATGTTTCCGACAAAATTATTCAACGCGAACGAAATGCTTAACAGATTGGAGAAATTGCCGATCCAAGCTGGGATATTTCCTGTAAGATTGTTAATTCCAAAGCCAATCATAACCAACTTAGACAAAGAACTAAGCTGTTCAGGAATTTCCCCAACTAGTTTGTTGCCAGATGCTTCAATTATGGTCAGTTCCCTACAGTAACTGAGATTTGCTGGAATTTTCCCACCAAACGAGTTATATGTTAAATTTAAATGCTTCAACCGTAATAAACGACCCAACTCTTGCGGAAGTTGGCCAGAAAAGGTGTTGTTCTTCAGGTTGATTCTTGTAAGAAAAGTGAGGTTACCTATAGAAGGTGGTATAGAACCAACTAATCTCTGAGATTCAAGATTCAAGACTGTtactcttttattattattattatatatagagCAAGAAACACCAACCCATTTGCAGACATGAACTGATTCGTTCCAAGAACTCATGATTCGCAGAGGATCCTGTGTTATCCGATTCTTGAAGTCTAGTAACGCTAACTTATCGGTTACATTTCCAAGATTAGCTGCTGCATAAAATATCCATGAAACAAGAATTAAGAATACCCACTTGGAATTCAGACAAGAAtcattcattttttataaaatgtagAATTCACAAACTGTTCTTCTCATAGCTTTTTAAAAActtggaaaaagaaaaggaataatGGAAATGACTCCAAATTTAAGATTGGtgtcatttaattattttatgagGAAATTCAATGGAATATacgttttttctattttatttacaagtttacattattttc
This region of Mercurialis annua linkage group LG1-X, ddMerAnnu1.2, whole genome shotgun sequence genomic DNA includes:
- the LOC126661497 gene encoding putative receptor-like protein kinase At3g47110, coding for MNDSCLNSKWVFLILVSWIFYAAANLGNVTDKLALLDFKNRITQDPLRIMSSWNESVHVCKWVGVSCSIYNNNNKRVTVLNLESQRLVGSIPPSIGNLTFLTRINLKNNTFSGQLPQELGRLLRLKHLNLTYNSFGGKIPANLSYCRELTIIEASGNKLVGEIPEQLSSLSKLVMIGFGINNLTGNIPAWIGNFSNLLSISFALNNFVGNIPDEFGKLKKLRFFTIYGNYISGIIPLSIYNLSSIYYFSVTQNQLHGQLPSDVGLRFPSLRTFIGGINNFTGSIPESLSNASQLQLLDFSQNSLTGTIPKGIGKLKSLVRLNFEKNNLGYRNSDDLNFFQSLANCTSLQFLGLANNHFGGELPDSIGNLSTQLQLLTIGDNSIHGSIPTAIQNLVNLVALGFEGNRLSGNVPAVIGKLQSLEALHLNRNRFSGLIPSSLGNLTRLTRLFMEGNRFEGTIPSSLGDLHNLQNLFLSDNNLSGSIPRELTSLTSLSIAMVLSRNSLTGSIPLEVGKLKNLMVLDFSENKLSYEIPSSLGSCISLEFLYLESNGLGGSIPESLKDLRGILELDLSGNNLSGKIPEFLGQFSSLTLRNLNLSYNDFDGELSGEGIFGNTTVISVVGNEKLCGGIAELHLPKCLQKKQGKSVNLKTIISVAISGVILVVALSCVSIFCISRKKISATPNSDKSQCIISYSEILNSTNGFSTENLIGSGSFGSVYKGVLSGNGEIVAIKVLDLEQQGASKSFFDECNALKSIRHRNLLRIITTCLSIDHQGNDFKALVFEFMSNGNLDERLHNKTDEQDPTKRLTLIKRLDIAIDIASALDYLHKYCEPAIVHCDLKPSNVLLDEDMTAHVGDFGLARFLLDSSETQLHKTEALSITLKGSIGYVPPEYGMGGQVSAAGDVYSYGILLLEMFTGKRPTDDMFKDDLSIHKFVAAMAVPELVLDVIDPSMLIEEENVNARINTSELRSCLVSVMSIGLSCSSQSPAERISMSIVVSKLQETRDSFLKSKNKNKRRIRVRNSMGCDNAGPSYT